The Mytilus trossulus isolate FHL-02 chromosome 13, PNRI_Mtr1.1.1.hap1, whole genome shotgun sequence genome has a segment encoding these proteins:
- the LOC134695219 gene encoding uncharacterized protein LOC134695219, with protein sequence MARNKSETTVYHHTSKAGARAILKSGRIKQSDNRKGDARYGKGTYVTRMGPQRSKDKIAQNNYDGATNYWEQQKDKGKTDVALEIKMSKHRVTSINATRRDIHKVKGDILARYIHKIHVRKDGEVSL encoded by the exons ATGGCGCGTAATAAATCTGAAACAACAGTGTACCATCACACAAGCAAAGCGGGGGCTCGTGCAATTCTGAAATCCGGTCGCATAAAGCAATCAGATAACAGGAAAGGTGACGCACGCTACGGTAAGGGGACTTATGTGACAAGAATGGGACCACAGAGATCAAAAGATAAGATTGCACAGAACAACTACGACGGTGCAACAAACTATTGGGAACAGCAAAAAGATAAGGGTAAAACTGATGTAGCACTCGAAATTAAAATGTCGAAACATAGAGTAACTTCTATAAATGCAACTAGAAGGGATATCCACAAGGTTAAAGGAGATATACTTGCCAGATATATACATAAGATTCATGTTCGAAAAGACG GTGAAGTGTCACTTTAA